A segment of the bacterium genome:
CGCGCTCGAAGGCCGGGCGCCGGAGGTCGCGGCGATTTCCTACCCCGACTACGCGGCGCCGGGCGGCCGGCTCGAGGCGTATGCGGGGGAATACCGGTCCGGTGAAGGATCGCTGGTGCGTGCGCACGCGGCGGTCGGCCGGCTCGAAATCGAGGTCGACGGCGACCGCCTCCCGGCGCGCGCCGTCGGCCCGGACGCGTTCGTCGTGACGGTGCGCGGCACCGAGCAGTACGTCCGCTTTCACACGGACGGCGGGGACCGCGCGTGGGCCGTCGCGTTCGGGTCCCGCGTGATACGGCGGACGGGGTAGAATCAATCGCAGCGGGGCGGCGCACGTAGGTTCGGGTCCCGGCCGCCACGAACGAGAAGGTGCGATGGAGTTCACGCTGAGCGAAGAACACCGCCTGGTGCAAACCACGGTGCGCGAGTGGGCGCAGAAGCGTCTGCTCCCGATCGCCGCCGACATGGACCGTACCGGCGCCTATCCGCGCGAGCTCCTCCGGGAGCTGGGCGAGATGGGGCTCACCGGCGTGTTCATTCCCGAGGAATACGGCGGCGGCGGGATGGACACCGTCTCCTACTGCATCGTCCTCGAGGAGATCGCCCGCGCGGAAGCGGCGCTGGCCGCGGTGCTCTCGGTCAACAACTCGCTGGACTGCTTTCCGCTCTTCGCGTTCGGCACCGAAGCGCAGAAACGGACGTACCTCACGGAACTGGCGCGGGGGCGGAAGCTCGGCTGCTACTGCCTGACCGAACCGACCGCCGGCTCGGACGCGGCCTCACTCCGCACCACCGCCCGGCGCGACGGGGGCTCGTGGGTGCTCAACGGTACAAAGATCTTCGTGACGAACGGCGTCGAAGCCGACGTGCTGATCGTCTACGCGCGGACGGGCGGCGAGGGGCCGCACGGGATTAGCGCCTTTATCGCGGAGCGGGGTGACCCGGGCCTCAGCGTCGGGAAAGTAGAGCGCAAACTCGGCATCCACGCCAGCAGCACGGCGGAAATCGTGTTCCAAGATTGCCGGTTTCCCGCGGACCGTCTGCTGGGGGAGGAGGGCGCGGGCTTCACCGTGGCGATGGCCACCCTCGACGGCGGGCGGATCGGCATCGCGGCCCAGGCCCTCGGCATCGCCCGCGCCGCGCTCGAGGACGCCGTCGCCTACGCGAAGGAGCGCCGTCAATTCGGCCGCGCGATCGCGGAGTTTCAGGCCACGCGGTGGAAGATCGCGGATGTGGCGACCCGGATCCAGGCCGGCCGTCTCCTCATGTACCGGGCGGCGTGGATCCGCGATCAGGGCCGCCGCCACACGCTCGAAGCCTCGATTGCCAAGCTCTTTGCCTCGGAGACTGCGATGTGGGCCGCCACTCAGGCGGTGCAGATCTTCGGCGGGTACGGGTACATCCAGGACTACCCGGTCGAGCGGCATTTCCGCGACGCGAAGATCACGGAAATCTACGAAGGCACCTCAGAGATCCAGCGGCTCGTCATCGCGCGCCACGTGCTCGGCGCGCTCGACGGCGCCGTGGAGCCGGTCGCCGCGGGAGCCGCGAAGGCGGCGGAGGTCCCGCGGACAGACCGCGAAGGCGGCCGAGACGGAACCGGAGGCCGCGAGGCGTGAACGTCGTCGTCTGCGTCAAGCACGTACCCGACACCGAGGTCCCGATCAAGATCCGCGCCGACAGGCGGGGCGTCGAGGAGAGCGGGCTCAATTTCGTCCTCAACTTCTACGACGAGCACGGGGTGGAGGAGGCGCTGCGGATCCGGGAGCGGCTCGGCGGCACCGTGACGCTCGTGACCGCGGGGCCGCCTCGGGCCGTCGAAGCCCTGCGGACCGGCCTCGCCATGGGAGCCGACGCGGCGATCCACATTCAGGATCCCGCGCTCGCGTCGCTGGACCACATCGGCACCGCGCGCGTCCTCGCCGCGGCGATCAAGCCGCTCTCGGCCGACCTCGTCTTGTGCGGTAAGCTCTCCACGGACGACAACGCGGCCGTCGTGGGACCCGCGGTGGCCGAATTTCTCGGGCTGCCCCAGGCGACCGCGATCACGAAACTCGCGTTGGGCGAGGGCAAGGCGACCGCGCATCGCGAGGTCGAGGGCGCGGTCGAGGTGCTCGAGGTGACGCTGCCGGCCGTGATCACGGTCGAGCGAGGGATCAACGAGCCGCGATATCCGTCGCTGCCGGGCATCATGCGTGCGAAGCGCACGCCCGTCACGGCGCGCACCCTCGCTGATCTCGGGTTCGACACCGCGCCGCCCGCGCACGTCGAGTTGCTCGGGATGACGCCGCCGCCGAAGCGGCAGGCCGGCCGGCGCCTGGAGGGCGAGCCGGCCGAGGTCGTGCGCAGTCTCGTTCGCGCGCTGCGCGAGGAGGCGAAGGTGCTGTGAGCGCGGCGTCCGACGTCTGGGTCGTCGCGGAGCACGCCGGCGGGCGCCCGCGCAAGATCGCCTACGAGCTGCTCGGGCTCGCGAAGGTTCTGGCGGGCCCGATGAAGGTGCACGCCGTTCTCGCCGGCCGCGAGGTCGCCGGAATGGCCGGCGACCTCGCGGCCCACGGCGCGCAGGTGGTGCACGTCGCCGAGTCTCCGCTGCTCGAGCCGTACACGACCGACGCGCACGCGCAGGTGGTCGCGGCGCTGCTCGCCTCCGCCGCCCCGGGGCTCGTGCTGGTGGGGAGTACGGCGGCCGGGCGCGATCTCGCGCCGCGGCTCGCCGCGCGGCTCGACGCGGGGATCGTCACCGACTGCGCGTCTGTCGAGATCGAGGATGAGCGTGTCGTCGCCACCCGTCCCGCCATGACCCGCAAGGCGATCGCGCGCGTCGCGTTCGGCGGCGGGATCCGGATCGCGGTGGTGCTCCCGAACATCTATCCGCCGGCGCCGGCGGAGCAGGGCAGGTCCGCGGACGTCGTGGCCGTTCCGGTGACGCTCGACCCCGGCTCGATCCGTTCGCGGGTCGTCGACGTCTCGACCATCAAACGGGAGACGGTGCCGCTGACCGAGGCGGACATCATCGTCTCCGGCGGCCGGGGGCTGCGCGGGCCGGAGAACTTCGCGCTCCTCGACACGCTGGCGGCGGCGCTCGGCGCGGCCGTCGGCTCGAGCCGCCCGCCTGTCGATTCCGGCTGGGTGCCGCACGACTACGAGATCGGCCAGACCGGGAAGACCGTCAACCCCCAGCTCTACATCGCCTGCGGCATCTCCGGCGCCCCGCAGCACCTCGCCGGGATGTCCGGGTCGCGGTGCATCGTGGCGATCAACAAGGATCCGCAGGCGCCGATCTTCGGCATCGCGACCTACGGCGTGGTCGGCGACCTGTTCGAGATCCTGCCGCTGCTGACCGAGGAA
Coding sequences within it:
- a CDS encoding electron transfer flavoprotein subunit alpha/FixB family protein, translating into MSAASDVWVVAEHAGGRPRKIAYELLGLAKVLAGPMKVHAVLAGREVAGMAGDLAAHGAQVVHVAESPLLEPYTTDAHAQVVAALLASAAPGLVLVGSTAAGRDLAPRLAARLDAGIVTDCASVEIEDERVVATRPAMTRKAIARVAFGGGIRIAVVLPNIYPPAPAEQGRSADVVAVPVTLDPGSIRSRVVDVSTIKRETVPLTEADIIVSGGRGLRGPENFALLDTLAAALGAAVGSSRPPVDSGWVPHDYEIGQTGKTVNPQLYIACGISGAPQHLAGMSGSRCIVAINKDPQAPIFGIATYGVVGDLFEILPLLTEEVRRVKGGAADGDRPAAG
- a CDS encoding electron transfer flavoprotein subunit beta/FixA family protein, which codes for MNVVVCVKHVPDTEVPIKIRADRRGVEESGLNFVLNFYDEHGVEEALRIRERLGGTVTLVTAGPPRAVEALRTGLAMGADAAIHIQDPALASLDHIGTARVLAAAIKPLSADLVLCGKLSTDDNAAVVGPAVAEFLGLPQATAITKLALGEGKATAHREVEGAVEVLEVTLPAVITVERGINEPRYPSLPGIMRAKRTPVTARTLADLGFDTAPPAHVELLGMTPPPKRQAGRRLEGEPAEVVRSLVRALREEAKVL
- a CDS encoding acyl-CoA dehydrogenase, which codes for MEFTLSEEHRLVQTTVREWAQKRLLPIAADMDRTGAYPRELLRELGEMGLTGVFIPEEYGGGGMDTVSYCIVLEEIARAEAALAAVLSVNNSLDCFPLFAFGTEAQKRTYLTELARGRKLGCYCLTEPTAGSDAASLRTTARRDGGSWVLNGTKIFVTNGVEADVLIVYARTGGEGPHGISAFIAERGDPGLSVGKVERKLGIHASSTAEIVFQDCRFPADRLLGEEGAGFTVAMATLDGGRIGIAAQALGIARAALEDAVAYAKERRQFGRAIAEFQATRWKIADVATRIQAGRLLMYRAAWIRDQGRRHTLEASIAKLFASETAMWAATQAVQIFGGYGYIQDYPVERHFRDAKITEIYEGTSEIQRLVIARHVLGALDGAVEPVAAGAAKAAEVPRTDREGGRDGTGGREA